The DNA sequence TTCCAATCTGGTTGTGGGTGAGGTTATCAACGCACGGGGACGCTGGGCCGGGTATATTCCGCATATCCACCCCCAGCCGGAGCTTTACTATTACCGCATGGATCATCCCAATGGCTTTGGTGCCGCTTTTATCGGGGATGATGTCTACAAGATCACCGACCGGAGCTTTTCGGCCATTCCTACCAACAAGAGTCATCCCACAGTAGCCGCTCCCGGCTACCGTTTAGGCTATATTTGGGTTATCCGCCATCTGGATGGCAATCCTTGGCTAAAAACCCGCAACGATGAGCCTGCCCATGAATGGCTTCTGGATGTGGAATAAGCTTTCTGCCTCCCGGCTGTTCAGTTGAATTGCCTGCATACACAGGAAATTACCTGCTTAAATAAAAACTCCCTGTCAGATTTCTCTGACAGGGAGTTTTTATTGGGATAAACAAAGCTTTATTTCAGCAGACCGAATACAATGTCGGAATAAGCGGCGGGGTCTTCCAAGGGAAGCCCTGCCATCAAAACAGCCTGATGATAAAGAACTTCCACATATTTTTTGGCTTGCTCGGGGTTCCCAGTGTAAAGCGTTTGCAGAGCGGCAAAGACCTCATGACCCGGATTCAGCTCCAGAACCCGCTGTGCCTTGGTATCGCTGTCAGGCTGAACTGTGTTGAGGTATTTCTCCATTTCAAAAGAAAGAGGGCCTTCAGCGGTGAGGCAGACAGGGTGGCTGCGCAGCTTGTGGGAAATTTTCACATCCTGCACCCGATCGCCCAACGCTTCCTTGGCGAATTCCAGTAGGCTCTTGTTATCCTCGGATTGCTTTTCAGCCTGCTTCTTTTCTTCTTCGGTTACCAGCTCGGGATCTTCGCTGTTGCCGGAGCGGAAAGGTTTTTCTTTGTAATCCCGCATAGCCTGTACAGCAAATTCATCCACCTCATCGGTGAAGTAGAGGATTTCATAGCCCTTTTCACGGATAGGCTCAAGCTGGGGCAGACCAGCGATTTTCTGGATGGTCTCGCCTGTGGCGTAGTAGATGTTTTTCTGATCTTCCTTCATGCGGGAAATGTATTCCCCAAGGGTGACCAGCTTCTGCTCGGTGGAGGAATAGAACAACAGTAAATCGGCCAGCATATCTTTGTTCATGCCAAAGCCTGCGGTGATGCCATATTTAAGCTGCAAGCCGAAGCTCTTATAAAAAGTCTCGTATTTTTCCCGGTCGTCGCTGAGCAGCTTGAGCAGCTCGTTTTTGACCTTCTTTTCCAAGCTGGTGGCAATGGTTTTAAGCTGACGGGTATGCTGGAGCATCTCACGGGAAAGATTAAGGGAAAGATCGGGAGAATCCACGACACCACGGATAAAGCGGAAATGCTCTGGAACCAGCTCTTCACATTTATCGGTAATCAGAACGCCGCTGGAATAAAGCTGAAGCCCCTTCTTATACTCTTTCGTGTAATAATCATAAGAGGCTTTGGCAGGGATAAACAGCAGTGCCTTGTAGGAAACAAGCCCTTCCGCATCCATGTGGATGGCTTTCAAAGGCTCCTCAAAATCGAAGAATTTTTCCCGATAGAAGGTGTTGTAATCCTCTTGGGTTACCTCCGAACGGCTGCGCTGCCAAATAGGAATCATGCTGTTAAGGGTTTCCACCTCGCTATAGGTTTCGCTTTCGCCCTCTTCGCCGCCTTCCTTGGGGCGGTGTTTTTCACGCTCCATTTTGATGGGATAGCGGATGTAATCGGAATATTTCTTCACCAAGTCCACAAGGGTGTATTCCTCAAGGTATTGGCTGTAGTTCTCGTCATCCGTGTCTTCCTTGATCTTCATGATAATCTGGGTGCCCACTGTATCTTTTTCACAGGGGGAAATGGTGTAGCCATCCACACCGGAGGATTCCCACTTAAAGGCTTCCTCAGAGCCATAGGCACGGCTGATAACCGTTACCTGATCGCTGACCATAAAGGCGGAATAAAAGCCCACGCCGAACTGGCCAATGATATCCACATCCGCACCGGTTTGGGTTTCGCCTTCCTTCATATCCTTTTTAAACTGGAGAGAGCCGCTCTTGGCAATGGTTCCCAGATTGGTTTCCAGCTCTTCACGGGTCATGCCAACGCCATTATCTGAAATCACCAGCTGACGGTTTTCCTTATCCGGCGCAAGGGTAATGGCGAAATCACCGCGGGAAAGCCCAACCTTATCATCGGTGAGGGAAAGATAGCAAAGCTTATCCACAGCATCGCTGGCATTGGAGATGATTTCCCTCAGGAAAATCTCTTTGTGAGTATAGATGGAATTAATCATAAGATCCAGCAGACGCTGGGATTCTGCTTTAAACTGTTTTTTAGCCATACAATCCGGACCTTTCCTTATATATTTTTAGCACTCATTCATGCAGAGTGCTAATCCCAAGTTCTATTTTAGCTGGAAAGGCAGTTTTTGTCAAGGGACTGGCCGGGTTTTAACAAAGAGTTCATAGAAAAAGTCATTTTTCTGTGCTATTCTAAAGAAGTTCGGATACCCTATGCATAGTGCATGCCAGAGGTGCCTTTAGGCAGCGGCCAAATGGCTATAATCCTGGAACGGATGTGATTGTATGCTCAACAAGCTTTTGGTAAAATACCGGAGTTTTTCGCTGGAAGTAGGCAGAGACTTTGAAGCTATCATAGCTCCTCTGATGGCAGAAAAAGCGCTTCAAGAGCTGGATCACTGCCTTCATCATTTCAATTATACCCGCCTGCTTCACAGCTATCAGGTGGCCCGGTGGAGCTATTTTGCGGCCCGGCTGCTGGGGTGGAATGCCCTTGCTGTAGCCAGAGCGGGTCTGCTTCATGACCTCTTTCTGCGGCATCCGGGAGAAAGTGGTTTTCGGCTGATTTTTTCCCATCCCAAAGTGGCACTGCACAATGCCCGCAAGCTTTGTGATCTCACTCCCTTGGAGGAAGATATTATCCTCAAGCATATGTGGCTCATGACCTTTTCGCTGCCCCGGTATAAAGAAAGCTATTTGGTCACGTTTATGGATAAATGCTGTGCTGCTTATGAGTTCGGTTTGTGTATCTTTTATCCCACACGGATATTCGGCTATTATATAAGAGGGACCCGCAAGGCTCTGGAGCGTCCCCCGATTCGGGGCTATTACAGCCCTCTGTTATAGGGCTCAGACTGTAGGCAAAACTGTTTGGTATGTAAAGATGGTATGGTTTTGATTCGTAATTTTTCCGCAGTCGAATTGATTTCGACGCAGGAATACCACTTTTTGCGCCAAAGCGGCGCAATCCGGGGGGGCTATGGGAGGCATTGGATGCCCCCCATAGAGGGTGTAGACTTCTGTCTACGCCCTTAGCCCTCTGTTGTAGGGTGTATTGCCTTAAAATCGCTATATACCGTTAGCAGCCGCAGTCTGGCCGGAGAGCTTTTCCTGCCTGACTGCGGCTGCTAACTCGTTGTATTTGTTTTATTAATATAAATTTTAGTGAATGGTTATTAAAAATATTGAATATATACATAAAATATGTTACTGTATATTCAACAAATATTCAGAAACTGATAAAAATACGATCAGTTTCTTCGAGATTCAACATCAACATATTTTAGGGATGGTTGCTATGCGTGAAGAAAGACTGAAAAGGATCGAACAATATCTCCTTCAGCATGAGGTTTGCCGGTTGGATACCCTGAGTGAGCTGATGGGCGTTTCTAAAATGACTGTGCGCCGGGATGTGGATGCCCTCTGCGAGATGGGTGTGGTGCACAAGGTTTATGGCGGGGTGCGCCATAACCGCCGGCAGGGAGTGGCCCCGCTGCTTTCCTATTTTCAGCGCGAGGTTGCTCATGTGAAGGAAAAAGATTACATAGGCTCCATTGCAGGCGGGCTGACCCATGAAAAAGAAGTGGTGTTTTTGGATTCCGGAACCACCATACCTCTCCTTGTAAAGTATTTAAGCGGAAAGCAGGTTAACATCGTCACACACAATCTCAGTGCGCTGGGGGAGTGCTCCAAGCAAGCAGGTTTGAACCTGTTTGGGCTGGGCGGTGAATACAACCGGATGGGAAGCAGCTTCGCCGGGGAGCTCACACAGGAAGAGGTTGGCCGCTATAATATCACCACCGCTTTTATAGCGGCTACCGGCGTTTCTCTGGAGGTGGGCTATACCTGTTCCATTCCGCTGGAGGCGGCAATTAAGCGTTTGGTAATTCAAAAAGCCACCCGAGTTTATGCACTGGTGGATCATACCAAATGGAATGTTTCTGCTATGATGACCTTTGCGAAATTAACCGACATTCAGGGGGTTATCACCGATCGGCGGCCCCCTGCGGAGTTTATGAATCTGTTCCAGCAAAACGGAATAGAGGTTCATTATTGATGGCATCCGGCGAAGAAGCAAAAGGAAAGCATACGGTTTATATCCTGCGCTGTGGGGATGGCAGCCTTTATACCGGCTGGACAACCAGGCTGGAGGCTCGAATCAAAACCCACAACCAAGGCAAAGGGGCCAAATACACCCGCACCAGACTGCCGGTGGAATTGGTCTATGCAGAGTGCTGGCCGGAGAAATCACAGGCTCTGCGCCGGGAGCATGCCATCAAGGCCTTATCCCGGGCACAGAAACTGTCCTTGATCAGCGGGCAGCAAAAATGAAGCATGTGCTGATGAATTAACGCATCCATTGATATCTTTTCTTCGAAACCCTGCAGCGATCCAAGAGGTAAAACCTCTATACTTTTTGGCCGGTACATGCTATACTTTAAAAGCAAATGCCTCCTTTTCCGATCATGTGGGAAAGAGTTGAGCTGAGGCTGAAATCAGGATAATACGGAGGATACCTGCCATGCATTATTACATTGGTATTGACTTTGGAAGCACAAATATCAAAGTGGCCGCCTATACACTTGCGGGGGAGACCGCGCACATTGAAAGCCGTCCCAACCGGGTGACGCATCCCCGGCCGGATTGGAGTGACTTTGATATTGATGGAATTTGGGCGGGTATTCAGGAAAGCCTCCAGATCATCACCGCCAAGCTGGGAGCCGCTAACATTCGTGCGGTGAGCTTTTCCTCCATGGGTGAGCCGGCTGTACCCATTGATAAAGAGGGCACCCCGCTTTATCCCACCATGGCTTGGTACGACATGCGTTCCTTGCCACAGCTGGAATACATCAACAACAAAATTGGGCGCCGCCGCCTTTATGAGATTACCGGGCAGGTTCCGGACCC is a window from the Oscillospiraceae bacterium MB08-C2-2 genome containing:
- the htpG gene encoding molecular chaperone HtpG → MAKKQFKAESQRLLDLMINSIYTHKEIFLREIISNASDAVDKLCYLSLTDDKVGLSRGDFAITLAPDKENRQLVISDNGVGMTREELETNLGTIAKSGSLQFKKDMKEGETQTGADVDIIGQFGVGFYSAFMVSDQVTVISRAYGSEEAFKWESSGVDGYTISPCEKDTVGTQIIMKIKEDTDDENYSQYLEEYTLVDLVKKYSDYIRYPIKMEREKHRPKEGGEEGESETYSEVETLNSMIPIWQRSRSEVTQEDYNTFYREKFFDFEEPLKAIHMDAEGLVSYKALLFIPAKASYDYYTKEYKKGLQLYSSGVLITDKCEELVPEHFRFIRGVVDSPDLSLNLSREMLQHTRQLKTIATSLEKKVKNELLKLLSDDREKYETFYKSFGLQLKYGITAGFGMNKDMLADLLLFYSSTEQKLVTLGEYISRMKEDQKNIYYATGETIQKIAGLPQLEPIREKGYEILYFTDEVDEFAVQAMRDYKEKPFRSGNSEDPELVTEEEKKQAEKQSEDNKSLLEFAKEALGDRVQDVKISHKLRSHPVCLTAEGPLSFEMEKYLNTVQPDSDTKAQRVLELNPGHEVFAALQTLYTGNPEQAKKYVEVLYHQAVLMAGLPLEDPAAYSDIVFGLLK
- a CDS encoding DeoR/GlpR family DNA-binding transcription regulator, with translation MREERLKRIEQYLLQHEVCRLDTLSELMGVSKMTVRRDVDALCEMGVVHKVYGGVRHNRRQGVAPLLSYFQREVAHVKEKDYIGSIAGGLTHEKEVVFLDSGTTIPLLVKYLSGKQVNIVTHNLSALGECSKQAGLNLFGLGGEYNRMGSSFAGELTQEEVGRYNITTAFIAATGVSLEVGYTCSIPLEAAIKRLVIQKATRVYALVDHTKWNVSAMMTFAKLTDIQGVITDRRPPAEFMNLFQQNGIEVHY
- a CDS encoding GIY-YIG nuclease family protein is translated as MASGEEAKGKHTVYILRCGDGSLYTGWTTRLEARIKTHNQGKGAKYTRTRLPVELVYAECWPEKSQALRREHAIKALSRAQKLSLISGQQK